The sequence AACTGCGCGCGCGAAATGAACGATCGCCTTGGCATAGGGATACTTCGCCCATGGGAACGTCGCCGGCTTTGCGGTCACCGCTGCCGCCTCGCTCCAGGCGCGGCGCTCGAGCGCGTGTCGGGCTGGCACCGCAGCGAGGGCGTAGCCAGCGGCGAACTGCGCGATGTCGAAGCTCGTCACCTTGGCGACGTTGTCGGCCACTTCTCGCGCCTTCGCATCCTGGCCCGTCTGCAGGTACGCGTACTCGAGGTAGTCCATGGCGTGCAGCGCGTCGAATGCCGTCGCCCCGGCGTGGGTCTTGGAGATCCACCTCTGCGCCGTCTGCGCCGACGTGATGTTCGAGTCGATCGACTCCTTCCACATTCCCAGGCGCGTAAAGATGTGCGACGGCATGTGCTGCGCGTGCGGGGCCGAGGGTGCGATCCTCGCATAGGCGCGCGCCGCCGGCAGCGCCAGCTCGGCGAGCTCGGGGTAGTCGAAGGAGTGGATCATATAGTGGGCGATCCCCGGATGATCCGGCTCGACGGTCAGCAGGCCATTGAGGATCTTTGCCGCCTCCCTCTGTCTCGCGTACGTCTTGTCGGGCGGCGAGTTGTAGGCGACCCCGAGAATCGCGAGCGCGTGGAAGATCGCCGCCTCGTGGTCGCCGGGGCTGCGCTGCGCCACGCCGGCCATGGCCTTGTCGTAGGCTACGACGCGCGACGGGTGCGGCACTCCATCGCCCTCGTAGTAGGAGCCGATCGCGGCGATGTAGTCGCGCTCACGCGCGCTCGGCGCTCCCACGGCCGCCGCCTTCTGCGCTGCCGCTCGTCCGGCAGAGAATTCGTCGTCCGTGGGCGGCCCCCAGATGGTGTGGAAATAGGTCATCGCGAGCCCCCACTGCGCCATCCCGCAACCGGGATCCTTCGCCGAAACCTCCTCGAAGGTCTTCGCGGCCTTGACGTAAGCGAAGGAGTGCAACAGCGCCAGCCCGCGCTCGAACACCGGCTGAACCTTGGCGTCACACGACGTGGGAAACCGGACCTGCCCGAACTTCTCCGGCGCGGGGTGCGCGTGATCGTGCTCGTGTTGGGCGAGTGCCCATCCGGGCGCGAGCGCAAGGGCCACCGCGAGAGCGTGAGTGCCACGGAAAGACTGCATGGCTTCCCCCTGGATTTGGAAGGGCGGCGATTCTGTCACGATGCGCGGAACAGGTCCATGCGCACCCGGATGAAGGATCAGCGCGCGCCGTAGAAGTCATAGTTCGCCGAATAATCCACGCGCGCCTCCGTGCCTTCATGTGCCGCATCGCAGCCCCCGGATGGCGCGACCCCACCGACGGTGTCGAGGCGCTGGATGTACTTCACGCCCGAAAGCATGCCGCTGCCTTCGCTCGACTTCGCGCGCAGGAGCAACCACGGCACCGCGCCCGGCACCGCCGACCGCTGCATCACTTCGCCGACGACGCGACTTCCATCGGCGCTTTCCCAGGTAGGGCCCGCGTAGTGTCGGCCGATCCTGGCGCCACTCTGATCGAACAGCTCCGCTTCGGGCGCCTTGAGCGCCCACTCGAATGCCGCCGGATCCGCTGCCTTCACCCTGCACGCGTAGATCTGGGCGCCGCGCGCCGCCGCGCGCAGGAGGAGCGACTGGCCGTCTGGAACACGGAGATTTTGCGGAACGGCCGTTGGCTGCGACCGCGGAGTGGAGGCGCAAGAAGCGAGCACGAGCGCGATGGCAGATCCGAATCGAGGCATTTTTCCTCCAGAGTTGCCTGCGGCCCTACGCATTGGAGATGAAGCGAACCTGCGAAACTATTCCGCCATCTCCGCAATGCGCGCCCGGATCAGCTTGCGGACTAGTGAGTCCGATGAATGACCTTCCCCGCACGCACTGTATAGCGCGCCTTGG comes from Deltaproteobacteria bacterium and encodes:
- a CDS encoding DUF3455 domain-containing protein, whose amino-acid sequence is MPRFGSAIALVLASCASTPRSQPTAVPQNLRVPDGQSLLLRAAARGAQIYACRVKAADPAAFEWALKAPEAELFDQSGARIGRHYAGPTWESADGSRVVGEVMQRSAVPGAVPWLLLRAKSSEGSGMLSGVKYIQRLDTVGGVAPSGGCDAAHEGTEARVDYSANYDFYGAR